A portion of the Desulfotignum phosphitoxidans DSM 13687 genome contains these proteins:
- a CDS encoding AAA family ATPase: protein MYKSFYGLGTSPFQISTDPTFLWLGEKHREAIAMLKYGIQVDDHTGMVLLTGDTGTGKTTLINALFKSLDRTVIRAAIKNPSMSGIDFFNYIAASFGNNTLFVTKSRFLLGFEQFLNNAAAKKRKVLLVIDEAQVLTDALLNEIRLLGNFEKDGQSLIHIFLVGQQELREHLTRPANKALTQRITLNYHIEPLIPEETREYIQYRLQVAGTSKPLFSSEAIQRVHRFSRGLPRQINILCDHALLTGYVKNLEQISGQVIDECAGELSISRFPEPHTNQSVTELSSDHKDPGPEPVSESQSKPVPPASRPRPASKAILKKERTHLTEEPSQKPAKPSRRKYLLIIAVAVLISLAAAGLFFF, encoded by the coding sequence ATGTACAAATCATTTTACGGACTTGGGACCAGCCCCTTCCAGATCAGTACGGACCCCACATTCCTATGGCTGGGAGAAAAACACCGGGAAGCCATTGCCATGCTCAAATACGGCATCCAGGTGGATGACCATACCGGCATGGTGCTGTTGACCGGGGATACAGGTACCGGAAAAACCACGTTGATCAATGCATTGTTCAAATCTCTGGATCGCACAGTGATCCGGGCTGCCATCAAAAATCCCAGCATGAGCGGCATTGATTTTTTTAATTATATTGCCGCATCTTTTGGAAATAACACCCTGTTTGTCACCAAAAGCCGATTTCTGCTTGGGTTTGAACAATTTTTAAACAATGCAGCCGCCAAAAAAAGAAAAGTGTTGCTGGTCATTGATGAAGCCCAGGTGCTCACGGATGCGCTACTCAATGAAATCCGGCTTCTGGGCAATTTTGAGAAAGACGGCCAAAGCCTGATACATATCTTTCTGGTGGGACAGCAGGAATTAAGGGAACATCTGACCCGGCCGGCAAACAAGGCACTGACCCAGCGGATCACCCTGAATTACCACATCGAGCCCTTGATCCCTGAAGAAACCCGGGAATACATCCAATACCGGCTTCAGGTGGCCGGCACCTCCAAACCGCTTTTTTCTTCGGAAGCCATACAACGGGTGCACCGGTTTTCCCGGGGACTGCCCCGGCAAATCAATATCCTTTGTGACCATGCCCTGCTCACCGGGTATGTGAAAAACCTTGAACAGATCTCCGGACAAGTGATTGATGAATGTGCCGGGGAACTGTCCATTTCCCGGTTTCCGGAACCGCATACAAACCAAAGTGTTACCGAGCTTTCTTCTGATCACAAAGACCCCGGGCCTGAACCGGTCTCTGAATCACAATCCAAACCTGTTCCCCCCGCTTCACGCCCCCGGCCGGCATCCAAAGCCATTCTCAAAAAAGAACGGACCCATCTGACTGAAGAGCCATCCCAAAAACCGGCAAAACCATCCCGCCGGAAATATCTGCTCATCATTGCCGTCGCGGTTTTAATAAGCCTGGCCGCTGCCGGGCTGTTTTTCTTTTGA
- a CDS encoding CooT family nickel-binding protein: MCESNVYLKENGAETLIMENVAVITPAGEHRFILRGLLGEQQEVSGIIEDINLMGHKIILKPA, encoded by the coding sequence ATGTGTGAATCCAATGTATATTTAAAGGAAAACGGCGCAGAAACGTTGATCATGGAAAACGTGGCCGTCATCACCCCGGCCGGTGAACACCGGTTCATTCTCAGAGGGTTGCTGGGGGAACAGCAGGAGGTATCCGGCATTATTGAAGACATCAATCTGATGGGGCATAAAATCATTCTTAAACCTGCCTGA
- a CDS encoding M23 family metallopeptidase: protein MSNFKQYLAAMASANCLGPDIEWVFHPGMLPESKRKWWGDFKTRPAAHEGIDICFYRTGTGPIRQLPAGARVPAWSSGTVLNICDDFLGTTLVVAPQAFVSERTRILEVYSHLSVCNEITPGTGLGAGQIIAQTADTHATGSVLPPHLHLSCIEVPAHIQADALNWTLFPRRDNVNVINPVFME, encoded by the coding sequence ATGTCTAATTTCAAACAATACCTGGCGGCAATGGCATCGGCCAACTGCCTGGGGCCTGATATTGAATGGGTGTTTCATCCGGGAATGCTGCCGGAAAGCAAGCGTAAATGGTGGGGGGATTTTAAAACCCGCCCTGCGGCCCACGAAGGCATTGATATCTGTTTTTACCGAACAGGAACCGGACCGATCCGGCAACTTCCTGCAGGCGCACGGGTGCCGGCCTGGTCATCGGGAACCGTGCTCAACATCTGCGATGATTTTCTGGGCACCACCCTGGTGGTGGCACCGCAAGCCTTTGTGTCAGAGCGCACCCGAATTCTGGAAGTCTACTCCCATTTGTCTGTTTGTAACGAGATCACACCCGGCACGGGTCTTGGGGCGGGACAGATCATTGCTCAAACCGCTGATACCCATGCCACAGGATCGGTGCTGCCCCCCCACCTGCATCTGTCCTGTATCGAGGTGCCGGCCCATATTCAGGCAGACGCGCTGAACTGGACCCTTTTTCCCCGGCGTGACAACGTCAATGTGATAAATCCGGTTTTTATGGAATGA